The following are from one region of the Acipenser ruthenus chromosome 19, fAciRut3.2 maternal haplotype, whole genome shotgun sequence genome:
- the LOC117424454 gene encoding WAP, Kazal, immunoglobulin, Kunitz and NTR domain-containing protein 2-like, whose product MWWMLFPRWIWFFLGQLFVLLLDSRVKSMTLPRIVYSHAGICPNEMNPNLWVDAMSTCVRECESDQECETFEKCCPNVCGNKSCVAARYMDVKGKKGPVGMPKEATCARFMCTQQGSECDIWDGQPVCKCRDRCEREPSFTCASDGLTYYNKCYMDAEACNKGIMLTVVTCRYHLTWPNTSPIPIETTRPTTAVLETTVIDVVLPALITKPVHQSVYVGETVSFHCDVAGKPKPDITWEKQIDGKDNIVMRPNHVIGNIVVTNIAQLVIYNVQQQDAGMYTCTAKNIGGLLQADFPMSVLNKELSKNSNPRNITNFPAEECLKIPDSEDCGEENTSWYYDAKKNNCFTFTYGNCNNNMNDFETYESCMRSCGSELANPCGLPSLQGQCKAYEPRWAYSSVLKQCHSFIYGGCGGNENNFESKEACEEMCPFPKNQSCKMCKPRQKMVTSFCKSDFVILGRMIELTEDQDSGHALVTVEEILKDEKMGLKFFGKEPLEITLLNIDWNCPCPNITTADGQVIIMGNVHNGMAVLQPDSFVGVSSVRRVRKLREVIHKKTCDILKEFPALQ is encoded by the exons ATGTGGTGGATGCTTTTTCCTCGATGGATTTGGTTCTTTTTGGGGCAATTATTTGTCCTGCTACTGGACAGTCGTGTAAAGAGCATGACTTTGCCAAGAATCGTCTATTCTCACGCTGGGATCTGTCCGAACGAAATGAACCCTAACCTATGGGTAGATGCCATGAGCACTTGTGTTAGAGAGTGCGAATCTGACCAG GAATGCGAGACATTTGAGAAGTGCTGTCCTAACGTCTGTGGGAATAAGAGCTGTGTGGCAGCCAGGTACATGGATGTCAAGGGGAAGAAAGGTCCTGTTGGAATGCCCAAAGAAGCCACCTGCGCCCGCTTTATGTGCACTCAGCAGGGCTCTGAGTGTGACATCTGGGATGGCCAGCCAGTGTGCAAGTGCAGAGACAGGTGTGAAAGAGAACCAAGCTTCACCTGTGCCTCCGATGGCTTGACATACTACAATAAGTGTTACATGGATGCGGAAGCTTGCAACAAAGGAATCATGCTGACTGTCGTAACCTGCAGGTACCACCTCACCTGGCCAAACACAAGCCCGATTCCCATAGAGACTACTCGCCCCACTACTGCTGTTTTGGAGACTACAGTTATTGATGTTGTGCTGCCGGCACTGATCACCAAACCTGTGCACCAGTCAGTTTATGTTGGCGAAACTGTGAGTTTCCACTGCGATGTGGCTGGAAAACCCAAACCTGATATCACATGGGAGAAACAAATCGATGGTAAAGATAACATTGTCATGAGGCCTAACCATGTCATAGGCAACATTGTGGTCACCAACATCGCCCAGCTTGTCATCTATAATGTTCAACAGCAAGACGCAGGCATGTACACTTGCACTGCTAAAAACATAGGTGGGCTTCTCCAAGCTGATTTCCCCATGTCAGTGTTGAATAAGGAACTTTCCAAAAACAGCAACCCAAGAAACATCACAAACTTCCCGGCTGAGGAGTGTCTCAAGATTCCCGACAGTGAAGACTGTGGGGAAGAGAATACAAGCTGGTATTATGATGCCAAGAAGAACAACTGTTTCACTTTTACCTATGGCAACTGTAACAACAACATGAATGATTTTGAGACCTACGAGTCCTGCATGCGGTCCTGTGGGAGCGAGCTAGCCAACCCCTGTGGTCTACCAAGTCTTCAGGGTCAGTGTAAAGCCTACGAGCCAAGATGGGCTTACAGCAGCGTCTTGAAGCAGTGCCATTCGTTTATCTATGGGGGCTGTGGGGGCAACGAGAACAATTTTGAAAGCAAAGAGGCCTGTGAGGAAATGTGCCCCTTTCCCAAGAACCAGTCATGCAAAATGTGCAAACCTCGGCAAAAGATGGTGACAAGCTTCTGCAAAAGTGATTTTGTCATTCTGGGACGGATGATCGAACTGACCGAAGACCAGGACTCCGGACATGCCCTGGTGACAGTGGAAGAGATCCTGAAGGATGAGAAAATGGGGTTAAAGTTTTTTGGTAAGGAACCCCTGGAAATCACCCTGTTAAACATAGACTGGAATTGCCCCTGCCCCAATATAACAACAGCGGACGGGCAGGTGATTATCATGGGCAATGTCCACAATGGCATGGCGGTCTTGCAGCCAGACAGTTTTGTCGGGGTGTCCAGTGTGAGACGTGTAAGGAAACTCCGTGAAGTCATTCACAAGAAGACCTGTGACATTTTAAAAGAGTTCCCAGCACTTCAGTAG